A stretch of DNA from Manihot esculenta cultivar AM560-2 chromosome 7, M.esculenta_v8, whole genome shotgun sequence:
TCAGATCTTTGATTCATTAACAATTTGCAGACTAGAATTGCCATGGCACTGCCACATGCTTGTGTGAGCTGCTACTATGTTTGCTATGCAGAAAATCCTGAGAACAGATTGTTTGATAAAACCATCAAAGATCACCAGAACTTGACGAAATCCTGAGGCAAGATTTTTCCAGGAAAAACACAAGCTATATGAGGCCACAGCTTGAACATACTGTAAAAAATGAACCATGGCTATGGTCACCTTTCAATGAGGGGTCCAAGGATCCTGGATTCAAGCCAATCAAGCTACAGGTAAATTTATCCTTTAATGGAAGGTGGACCTTCAATGTAAAACTCAACTTTTATTGGATGATCTTGATCTGGGTAGGACTTTTATGGAGAGCAGACTGGGATTCAAACCAAGAAAGCTACATGTTTCTATTCTACCCTTCTGTGTCATTTTGCATATACTTTAGGATTTTTCTTAGTTAAAAGCTCCTTAGTTCAGTTTTAGTATCTGTTTTGCAATCTTTGAAGCTTGCATCTCCATGAGTTGTGTATTGTAATAGACACTTTCTTCCTTTTATCTTTGTTAAGAAATTAGAATATGGGTTTTGGGTTTActacaataatattttaagaGAGGCTTGGTGTTAGGTTTGCAcggattgaaataaaataatacaaataaagaGATGGGCTTTGATAGCAATGTGGGAAATGGGAATAAGCCAGTGCCCACTTGTGGTTTAATATGAAATGGTAAATGTCTACGAACCAACAATTTCAGTCCGCAACTGAACCAAAACCAACCCGTTACCTCATCTCACCAACCCTGGAAAGCTAAGTACATCCCATGAACGTCTCTCCCAAGAAGAAGGCCAAAAGGGGTAGGcaccttttccttttcctttttcccctttcctcttctctctctttttttagcTATCTTTTGGTCTTACTAGTGTAGATTGGAGAATTGAAGGGATGGAATAATTTTTGTTAAGGTtcttttaacattttatttgaCAACTTTTTTTGCCAAAGTCATTGTTTtgtgttaattaaaataatttaatttatcttcctttattttattaaaattataaaatatcaagTTGAGCTTCTTCATCTATTTACCATGAAATTCAACACCTGATTTATGGATCTACCTTGGGCATGGGTCATGGCccctaaaaatttcaaattatgtATAGATATTTAAGTAGTTTTATTTATagcagaaaaaattattattagatttttatatattaaaaaatttattaattaattattatttcaaaattatttaattaaaatattttataaaattaaattttttaatttttttattaagtaaatttttgttcgcttttaatattatttagttcatttaattttagttgttcattttattttgtttccttattttttatttttttaatctaaaaaaattatttttcatctttaaaatttcaactccactacataaatttttttaaaattattcagtcattgcataatttaatttcataagctatttttattattaaaaagtaattatttcacttaattagtttttaaagtatttatataattgaaattatttattaaactatttaaatttagagaaataaattttaaatttttataaatacaaatatttatgagtaatattttattaattaatgaattttatggatggtttaaatttaaaaaatataaatttaatggataatagattagataatttaaatttaaaaatacttaaatataaataagtattatttttatagataatatattagattatttaaatttaagaaaaataaaaaagaaaaaatattgttTCTGCCAatggattaaataatttaatttaaaatttttttatagtatatattatattacatttttatgttatattatttttttataaatttatatattagtggaaataattcttttataataaatattattaaaaatcgatttcatgataaaattaaaaaataagctGCTCGCAAGCGCGATAGCTAATCCAGCAAGCCATAAAAGAAAAGCGGAGATAAGGGAAAGGAAAGGCAACGAACGCATAAGCACACGAGTACTTAGTAGACTTATTGGTTGGATGCTTCTTGACGGCTCTCTAGTAAGCTCCAGCTATGGATAGTTCGAGGAAGGTGATCCCCTATCAATACCATTAAAGGGAGAAGTCGTGAATAACTAAAACGAACTGCGGCAGAATAGGAGCCAGTTGATTATTGACTTATATTGAAATTGATTATGGACTTATATTAAAAGTATATGAATAAAcattaaaactaaattattaatattattttaattaataaaaaattataatttaattataatattttattaatttttttataaattttttaaatatatatttattttatatattttattttccatgTTATATTTCCATTCACAAAATTTACATCTCATAATTTATTCACAGTTGTACTTCacttatcaaaattttttttaacaaacgATTTTGCATGTACTTTACTATATAGCTATTTCTTTAAGTAATTCAAGTTCTCTTATTTGCAAACCAAAAGATTTGATTGCCCTTTTGTTTCTTGAAAGGAAACTTCAATATGGCTTCGAttaaatggggagagaaaaaaATGACATAAGCAACAAGAAAAGGGAGGAGACAAAAAACTTCCTGTGAATGCAAGTCCCAAATTAGCTGAAATTGATGCATCAAACAGCAAGAAAATCCGACACAAACATGTCGATCTCTCACAAATCCAAACTATTTGatttacttaaaaataaataaagagttaaaaaaaaatattttgatttggATTAAAAGCAGGAGACATGTCAATCAAAATCAAGGCAAAAACGCAGGAGGATGGGAATAAGAATAAATCAAACGTAGCATGGCCTAACAATAGACATTGAATAAaactatcaataaaaaaaaaatcaaagaaaatattGGCACAAAAAATGTACTAGCTAAGAAGAAGATGCAACAACCATTATACAACGATGTTCATCACAATATATGGAGAAGAGATGACAGAAATAGCTATGCAAATCCAGGTTTTTCAGTGCATTACCAGCATAAACAAACCACAATACTGGCTACAATCTGAGTCGCATAACAAAAGGGCATTGGCTTGTTCTTCATACACTGTTTTTTCAGCATCACCCTGCTTTTGATTCTGATTTTGCACTAGCTTTTGCCTCTGATTTTGGGTCTGGTCTTGCTTCCAGAGACTTGGTGTCACCTCCACAACACCCACCaccatgatgatgatgatgatgtccGTGATGATGAATCTGTTTCCCCTTAAGCTGTTTCCGCATATCATAAGCATCCTCTCCATCTGCATAATACTTTGCCTCCACATCATGAATCTTATAGCCCAATGTTTCTGTGTAAAGATTGAATGCTGCCCGATTGCTCTTCCTAACATGCAGTGAAACATACTCTGCACCAAACACCTGTTCCAAATACATTGGTGATGAGATACAAACCCAAAACTCATTTTCACACTAATCCtttattcctttttctcttACAGTTGCTCTTGTCAGACATTTTTCAAACAAAATTCTGATTATGTGCCACACAAAATCAACTACTTAAGTGCACATTGGCAATATGGAATTACTCATTCTGCCTGTTGAAGTGAAGAATTGGTTCAGAACTTATTTTTAGAAACAAGATAGTTCAGTAAAACCAGTCATATGAGAGCTTAATATCATCTACTTTTGTCACATCCAAATCTCCTAATAGTGCATTATGGACCTAAAGGTAGCCTGATACATATTTTGCATAATGATGCTCTTTCCTTCAGGAATAATTACCGAGTAAAATTCAACTGCAGATGTGTAAATGAAgcaaatcaaaatcaattcctCAATCAAAATATATAGCTATCTATTCAATCCCAAATATAATTTAaaccaaacacatcaaacaacgaATCCAATTGAATTCCACAAAATTTGTGAAACATAAAAGTTGATTTTAACGACTGTTATCCTTCCAAACTGGCTCATAAACTGTAGcatccataaaaaaaaatcagtaattttcttaaaaagcTTAAAAAAGCAGAGAATTTCATGCATTTCTCGAGCATTAAGGGTGAAATCAAATCCCTAATTCAATATTTTCACAATAACTAAGCATAATACTCAACCTGTTCCATGGCGGTCTGGGCAGCGCTCATAAGCTTAGTGGCGAGGCCCAACTTCCGATGGGTGCGGAGGACGGCGAGAGAGGTGATATGACCGTGACACTCGTTAGATTCTTCCTCCATCTTGGCTAAGACGTAGCCGACGATGCGGCCGTTGTAGTCTTCGGCGACATAGAGAAGCTGCGGCCAGGAGAGGATGTGGTAGAAATAATACTTCATCTGGTAGTTTTCCGGTAAACATAGCAGATTACAGGCTTGCATAGCCAGCAGATCATCTATTGTTGCCTTCCTTATGCACACCATGCTTGGATTACTGGTTTTCTCAAGCTCTTTTCCGGGCTTAGGGTTAGGTTTTTACGCTTTGAGGACTGGAGGAGTCTGGTTTTTTGCGAGAAAACGAGGGATGATTCAGTGTGGTGCGGGCGTATGTGATGGTAGTTAGACAGGAGCTTGGTCCACCGTGAACTTAgaatacttttatatataatttattagaattattaatttgattttaaattaaaatttattatttaagaaataaaataaaaacttacagaaaattttatcattaaattataattaaatctaaataaaacTGAAATTGGAATAGAAAATTTCACCATTTTGCCAATAGATTTTGAGAATATTAAAGTCATGGagatttagtttaattatttttattatttaaaccacatgttttaagtttaaaatttatactaCACAATTATTTAAAGTTAtgctaaataaattaatagcaTTTTAATATTGCTAATCAAAGATAATtgcaaaagaaaaggaaaattacACTGTTCTACTCATTAGTCTATTAATCAAATGCTATTTCTCTCATTTCTTGAACTTCCACAATCTGATTTCCTTGCTATTATGTGTAGTGACCACCTTCTTCATCCCAACAGCCAAGCATGTGATGGAAGGTCTAACGCTTCGAGGAATTTGGTCGATGTTGGCATCAACAGAGAGCTTTTTCCCTCTTCTTCTTTTGATTTCTCCATGTGCATAATTAGAGGAGCTTGATGAGGCATCATGGTCCATAACATAGCTTGAGAGAACCTCACCAGAGTCCTGATCCAGTATTCGTAGCACGCCATCTATTCCTCCGACTACCAATGTCGATTTGTCATTGCTCAGATGCTGTAAAGAATATACAACGTTTGGACTCACTCGCGTCTCCCATAATCGTCTCATCATCCTGCAAGGAAGGAAAGAATAAGAAAACTATTAATTGCAATCCCTGGCAGGATCCCATACAAGGAACATACTATATGCCATAGTTGTTGCAGTACATGTAATTATCCTtcagtttttttattaataactcaATAATGCAAGCATAATATCAATTATACAGCACCTGAGTTTTTATAATCAAAGcataaagaagaaaagtttgATATTCACTCTTGCAGTCCTGCTATAAACTTGTTATAATGCTGGAGAAGTCCAAGAACCTAAATCACAGCATCGCTGGAAGCCTACTCAGTTCATGCATTGATGCAACAGTGCACCAAAACCAATGCATTAACAGTACCATGAAGccggagaaagaaaaaaaagatttgaaaaaagAAGTGAACTTGTCCTACTGAACATTATAAAGAAAGACTGCTAAAAAACTAGCCAGGTTCAGAATGGTTGGTGTTCTAACCATCCAAAAATCGTCATCTCAACTCTGGCAGAAACATCCCTTTAAGGTGCCAAGCTTGGTATCTAGGAATTTAATGATGGGTACAACCTATATTTTGCTGCTGCCACATCAGTTGCCTTCTCACAGTACAAATAGCTGGAGAAGTGCTATATTAGCTGAAGCCTAATGCTACCGCAACTAATATATGTGGAGGAATGAAACATACAACTAATGATGCTAACAGAAAATATTTGGATCATGCCAAAGAATGAACTAGGAATTGTATACCTGAGGTCCCAGCAAGATGTATATCCAGCTGTTGTTCCTGCAAAGACTAGATGAGACCGGGGGTTGAAACACAGTGTCTTTATTCCTGTAACATGACATTGAATTAGAAATAAGTAACTTACAACACGTGCTGCCTCATCAATTAAACAGAAAGGGACATTTATTATGTCTCAAACTGGCTCACTAAGAAACCATAAGAATGCCACATTTTTTTTCTCAAGAATATCTTATATCCGTGTATCGGAGATAAGAAAGCGATTACTTAGAAGAGAAAAGATCCAAACATCTGCAGAAATTGTAAAAGCAGATGACCAGAATGCATTTTATACTTGAAGAAATATTGGTAGAGAGAAACCAATACAACCTGTGGAATCAGTGGGTCTTAGTGTAGTTTTCCACTGATCAGATGAATAACCAGATACTGTGATCCTTCCCAGCGAGGAACCACTAAGAATTAACTGATCATCACCCAAAGATAAGCAAGTTACAGGCTCTGGATGCATCCTGCAATTAGGAgaagaaaacaaaaaccaaatGGAATCCATAAAAAAAACCCAGCATAAATGCAAGAAATCATGttcaaacataacaaaaaccaaTGATATACTGTTCTCTTTTACAGGGAaatctttttaaagaaaaatttattaacttgcCAGTGTCTATTCAATTCATGCGCACCTCCAGAAACTAATGTGTTTCCAATCATTAGAAAGACTTAATAGTCTGACTATGCCACTACAAACCACTTTCCATTGTATTTTCATTTATGTACTCTtgaaaatatctttattattcataatttcATACGGCAGTGGAAAGGATTATATAGACAGGGAGAGCGAGAGAGAACGAGAGGAAGAGAATTTTAGCCATACCCACCTAATAATTTTAGAACATTTCCTACTGTACATGTCAAAAACACGAACTGTACCATCCTCACATCCAACAACAGCTTCCGGATCAAGGTAACTGGAATACAAGATATAGATCAAATTAGTTTGAGTCAAAACAACACAACCTCGTGCAAAATTGAAGTCTCACAACAAAATAATGATATAAATGAACTTCACATCCACTAATATACAATGAAAGAAAGTTTAACATAATAAGAAAATCTGCATGTTTACCGCATGCATAGACCCTTCATAAATGTGCCTTGATGAGAAGGAAATGTGCTCATCCGCCCGTTGCGCCTCCATAAGCATAGCCGTGTGCCAACCAAACCAACAATCTACAAGAAGCAAAAGATAAAAGAAGTACATCAAGTCAAGGCCTCTCGACATGGATTCTTTATAGTAATGACATACTTCT
This window harbors:
- the LOC110619819 gene encoding N-terminal acetyltransferase A complex catalytic subunit NAA10 yields the protein MVCIRKATIDDLLAMQACNLLCLPENYQMKYYFYHILSWPQLLYVAEDYNGRIVGYVLAKMEEESNECHGHITSLAVLRTHRKLGLATKLMSAAQTAMEQVFGAEYVSLHVRKSNRAAFNLYTETLGYKIHDVEAKYYADGEDAYDMRKQLKGKQIHHHGHHHHHHGGGCCGGDTKSLEARPDPKSEAKASAKSESKAG
- the LOC110618498 gene encoding F-box/WD-40 repeat-containing protein At3g52030, coding for MGPTPSGNRLSAKKRSWRGPTAIHLLDHDILCIIFSFLGFFDLVRCSAVCKSWNAIIKRSKLLQVLYLKQMKENSVGFSNSSSGLEESLSRYLEELAMDHHRRALLKASSIHIDQWTAHSARVDQCRMRMGLILTGVGDKVMRLWSLESYKCVEEYSLPDACPLVDFDFDESKIVGLVGTRLCLWRRNGRMSTFPSHQGTFMKGLCMRYLDPEAVVGCEDGTVRVFDMYSRKCSKIIRMHPEPVTCLSLGDDQLILSGSSLGRITVSGYSSDQWKTTLRPTDSTGIKTLCFNPRSHLVFAGTTAGYTSCWDLRMMRRLWETRVSPNVVYSLQHLSNDKSTLVVGGIDGVLRILDQDSGEVLSSYVMDHDASSSSSNYAHGEIKRRRGKKLSVDANIDQIPRSVRPSITCLAVGMKKVVTTHNSKEIRLWKFKK